The Oryzias melastigma strain HK-1 linkage group LG3, ASM292280v2, whole genome shotgun sequence genome contains a region encoding:
- the LOC112160409 gene encoding hexokinase-1, with the protein MIAAQLLAYYFTELKDDQVKKIDKYLYSMRFSDETLLDITNRFRMELVKGLGRDSNATASLKMLPTFVRSIPDGSEKGDFIALDLGGSYFRILRVKVSHEKKQTVQMESEIFDTPEDIMHGSGTRLFDHVAECLGTFMEKHNIKDKKLPVGFTFSFPCQQAKLDEGYLITWTKSFKASGVEGMDVVNLLNKAIKKRGDYEADIMAVVNDTVGTMMTCGFDDQRCEVGIIIGTGTNACYMEELRHIDQVEGDEGRMCVNTEWGAFGDDGRLEDIRTEFDREIDRGSLNPGKQLFEKMVSGLYMGELVRLILVKMAREGLLFEGRITPELLTKGKFETKHVSAIEKSKEGLTKARDVLSKLGVEPSPDDCVAVQHVCSIVSHRSANLVAAVLAGILMRLKENKGVGRLRTTVGIDGSLYKMHPQYSRRLHKTVRRLVPDCDVRFLLSNSGSGKGAAMVTAVAYRLAEQSKQISQILSEFRLTTEQLLEVKNRMRVEIQNGLSKSTHESATVKMLPTFVQSTPNGTEHGDFLALDLGGTNFRVLLVKIRSGKKRSVEMHNKIYAIPLEVMQGTGEELFDHIVHCISDFLDYMGMKNARLPLGFTFSFPCKQTSLDAGTLVTWTKGFKATDCEGEDVVGLLRDAIKRREEFELDVVAIVNDTVGTMMTCAYEEPTCEVGLIAGTGSNACYMEEMRNVEMVDGDDGQMCVNMEWGAFGDNGCLDDMRTEYDRAVDDLSLNPGKQRYEKMCSGMYLGEIVRNILIDMTKKGFLFRGQISETLKTRGIFETKFLSQIESDRLALLQVRSILQHLGLDSTCDDSIIVKEVCGIVSRRAAQLCGAGMAAVVEKIRENRGVDHLKITVGVDGTLYKLHPHFSLIMHQTVNELAPKCSVNFLLSEDGSGKGAALITAVGCRLRQELNSK; encoded by the exons ATGATTGCAGCCCAGCTATTAGCCTATTACTTCACTGAGCTGAAGGATGACCAAGTTAAAAAA ATTGATAAGTACCTGTACTCCATGCGCTTCTCTGATGAGACGCTGCTGGACATCACGAACCGCTTCAGAATGGAGCTCGTCAAAGGATTGGGCCGGGACTCTAATGCCACTGCTTCGCTCAAGATGCTGCCAACATTTGTGCGCTCAATCCCTGACGGATCAG AGAAAGGAGACTTCATCGCTTTAGATTTAGGAGGCAGCTACTTCAGGATCCTTCGGGTGAAAGTCAGCCACGAGAAGAAACAGACGGTTCAAATGGAGAGCGAAATCTTCGACACGCCAGAGGATATCATGCACGGCTCTGGAACCAGA CTGTTCGACCATGTGGCAGAGTGTCTTGGCACCTTCATGGAAAAACACAACATCAAAGACAAGAAACTCCCTGTAGGGTTCACCTTCTCCTTTCCCTGCCAGCAAGCTAAACTTGATGAG GGCTACCTGATAACCTGGACTAAGAGCTTCAAGGCCAGTGGGGTGGAGGGAATGGACGTGGTCAACCTGCTCAACAAAGCCATCAAGAAACGAGGA GACTATGAAGCAGACATCATGGCAGTCGTGAACGACACGGTGGGAACCATGATGACTTGTGGCTTTGATGATCAGCGCTGTGAAGTCGGCATCATCATAG GCACGGGCACCAACGCTTGCTACATGGAGGAGCTGCGCCACATTGACCAGGTGGAGGGCGACGAGGGCAGGATGTGTGTGAACACGGAATGGGGGGCGTTCGGAGATGACGGCAGGCTGGAGGACATCCGAACAGAGTTTGACAGAGAGATAGACAGAGGATCTCTCAATCCAGGCAAACAGCT ATTTGAGAAGATGGTCAGTGGTTTGTACATGGGCGAGCTGGTGCGTCTCATCCTGGTGAAGATGGCCAGAGAAGGCCTCCTGTTCGAGGGAAGGATCACCCCAGAGCTGCTCACAAAGGGCAAGTTTGAGACCAAGCATGTCTCTGCCATTGAGAA GAGCAAAGAAGGGCTGACCAAAGCCAGAGATGTTCTGAGCAAGCTCGGCGTGGAGCCCTCACCAGATGACTGTGTCGCTGTGCAGCAC GTTTGTTCCATTGTGTCTCATCGTTCTGCTAACCTGGTTGCTGCTGTTCTGGCTGGCATCTTGATGAGGCTGAAGGAGAACAAAGGAGTGGGACGCCTCAGAACCACAGTGGGCATCGACGGCTCTCTGTACAAGATGCATCCACA ATATTCCCGTCGTCTTCATAAGACAGTCCGGCGTTTGGTTCCCGACTGCGACGTCCGCTTCCTCCTGTCCAACAGCGGCAGTGGGAAGGGCGCCGCCATGGTGACGGCCGTGGCCTACAGACTGGCAGAACAATCCAAGCAGATTTCCCAAATCCTGTCGGAGTTCCGCCTTACAACCGAACAGCTGCTAGAG GTGAAGAACAGAATGAGGGTGGAGATACAAAATGGTCTTTCAAAGAGTACGCATGAGTCTGCCACCGTCAAAATGCTTCCAACCTTCGTGCAGAGCACACCTAATGGCACAG aaCACGGGGATTTCTTGGCGTTGGACTTGGGTGGGACCAACTTTAGAGTCCTCTTAGTCAAGATTCGCTCTGGGAAGAAAAGATCTGTGGAGATGCACAACAAGATCTATGCCATTCCTTTAGAAGTGATGCAGGGAACAGGAGAGGAG ttGTTTGACCACATTGTGCACTGTATCAGTGACTTCCTGGACTACATGGGGATGAAGAACGCTCGTCTTCCTCTTGGGTTCACCTTCTCCTTCCCTTGCAAACAGACCAGTCTGGATGCT GGGACCTTGGTGACCTGGACCAAAGGCTTCAAGGCCACAGACTGTGAAGGAGAGGATGTTGTGGGACTGCTCAGGGATGCCATAAAGCGCCGAGAG GAATTTGAACTGGACGTGGTAGCTATCGTGAACGACACTGTGGGCACCATGATGACCTGTGCCTATGAAGAGCCCACCTGCGAGGTCGGGCTCATCGCTG GCACCGGCAGTAATGCGTGCTACATGGAAGAGATGAGGAACGTTGAGATGGTAGACGGCGATGACGGACAGATGTGCGTCAACATGGAGTGGGGAGCTTTTGGAGACAACGGGTGTCTGGACGACATGAGGACTGAATATGACCGAGCTGTGGACGACCTCTCTCTTAATCCAGGAAAACAGAG ATATGAGAAAATGTGCAGTGGCATGTACCTTGGTGAAATCGTGCGAAACATCCTCATAGACATGACCAAGAAAGGATTCTTGTTCAGAGGACAGATTTCTGAAACCCTGAAGACCAGAGGCATCTTTGAAACAAAGTTCCTCTCACAAATAGAAAG CGACAGGTTGGCTTTGCTGCAGGTGAGATCCATCCTGCAGCATCTCGGCCTGGACAGCACCTGTGATGACAGTATTATCGTCAAAGAG GTTTGTGGAATTGTGTCACGGCGAGCAGCTCAGCTGTGTGGCGCAGGAATGGCGGCTGTCGTCGAAAAGATTAGGGAGAACCGCGGAGTGGACCATCTGAAGATCACAGTAGGGGTGGACGGGACTCTCTACAAACTACACCCACA